In Lysinibacillus sp. 2017, the DNA window CATGGATCGCCATCGCATTTGTATTATACGGCGTGGCGATTTTTGTTAAGCTAATGTTTTTGCAAATCGTGCAATATGATGATTTGTCGACATTAGCAAAGGAAAACTGGGATCGTGAAATACCATTTAACACGCAGCGTGGAGAAATTACTGATCGTAACGGGGAAGTTATTGTTACGAATAAATTAGCACCGACACTATATTTTATGCCATCACAAAATAGTGAAAAAGAACAAGTTGCCACAGCAATTTCAAGTGTATTAAACAAAGATCGAGCTGCAATTTTAAAAAAATTAGAGCAGCGTATATCTCTTGTAAAACTTGCACCAGAAGCGAAAAATATTACGTATGAACAAGCGGTTAAAATTCAGCAATTGCAAATTCCAGGATTGTACAGTGGGGTCGATTATATTCGTTCGTATCCACAAGGGAATTTACTTGCACGATTGCTCGGTTTTACGGGTATAGACAATCAAGGCTTAGCTGGCATTGAATATGAATACGATCGGTTATTAACAGGTTCAGATGCCGCAATCCGATTGTTTACTGACGCAAAAGGTGTTTCACTAGCGCATGTTGATGATGAGTGGAAGGAAGGGCAAGACGGGGCAACATTGCAATTGACGATTGATATTGAACTTCAAAAAATAGTTGAACGAGAACTTTCTCAAGCGATGGTACAATACGATTCCGATCAAGCTTTAGCAATAGCGATGAATCCAAATAGTGGTGAAATATTAGCACTCGCTTCATTTCCAACGTATGATCCGTCTAAATTTGCTGAAGTAGAACCAGCGATTTATAACCGGAATTTACCGGTATTTATGTCGTATGAGCCAGGATCCACGTTTAAGATCATTACATTAAGTGCGGCTATTGAAGAAGGTGTTGTGAATATGGAAGATGAACATTTCCATGATGCAGGTTATACAATGGTAGAAGGTGCACGACTTCGATGTTGGAAGCGGGAAGGACATAAAGACCAAACGTTTTTTGAAGTTGTCGAGAATTCATGCAATCCTGGCTTTGTTGAACTAGGTCAACGCGTTGGTGCTACAAAATTACTTGATTATATTCATAAATTTGGGTTTGGTAAAAAAACAGGTTCAAATATTGCAGGTGAATCAACAGGGATTTTATTTTCAAAAGCCGCATTTGGTCCAGTAGAACATGCAACAACTTCTTTTGGGCAGGGCATATCTGTAACGCCTATCCAACAAGTGCAAGCAGTAGCAGCTATCATTAATGGTGGTACGTTGTATCAACCGCATATTGTGTCGAAAGTAATTGATTCAAATTCAAATAAAGTTCTCCTTCAAAATGAACCTGTCGTCAAAGACCAAGTGATTAGTGAACAAACTTCGGATATTGTACGAGAAGCGTTAGAGCGTGTTGTTGCAAATGGTTCTGGGCGTCTCGCTTTTAGGGATGGCTTACGAATTGCAGGTAAAACAGGGACAGCACAAAAAGTAGAAAATGGTCGCTACAAAGACGGCGATTATATTGTTTCGTTTATCGGCTTCGCACCAGCAAATGACCCGCAAGTTGTTATATACGTAGCTATTGATCATCCACAAAGTGCCCTGCAATTTGGTAGTGCCATTGCAGCACCAATTGTCGGCCAAATCATAGAAGATGCAGCGCCGCTTTTAAACATTGAAAAGCAGCAAAATCAACTCGAGAAGCAATACAGATGGGGCGATGAATTGACGGAAATAGTGCCGAATTTTGTGGAACTTACAAAAGAAGAAGTGCTCACAAAATTATATCCATACAAAATTGAGTGGCATGGTTCAGGTGAGAAAATTACCCATCAATTACCACAAGCAAATGAAATCATCCATGAAAATGATGTGATTCATTTATATTTAGGAAATTAAATCGTATTTCACCTTTTAAAATCCACCTAAAACAACTATTATAGTGTAGGAAGTTCTACAGACATAAGATTTAAAGGAGATTTATTATGACAATATCTACAACATTGACCATACTTGTTTCATCATTTTTATTAACGGTCATTTTAGCACCAATTGGGATTCCACTGCTTCGCCGATTAAAATTTGGGCAAAGTATTCGTGAAGAAGGCCCAAAATCGCATATGAAAAAAGCGGGCACACCGACAATGGGTGGGATCATTTTTTTATTAGCAATAATTGTTTCAACGATTATTGTTGCGATGATTTTTGATTTATTTACAACGCAAACCGTTGTCCTATTACTTGTTTTAGTTGGATTTGGCATCATCGGATTTTTAGATGATGGTTTAAAAGTTATTTTTAAACGTAACTTAGGTTTAACATCGATTCAAAAGTTAATTGGGCAAATTGCGATTGCCATTGCTGCATTTTTATTATTACGTTTAGGTTCATTTGATACATCGGTTGGGATTCCATACACAGATATTTCGCTAGATTTAGGCATTTTCTATGTTGCCTTTTTAATTTTCTGGTTAGTTGGCTTCTCAAATGCAGTCAACTTAACAGATGGACTTGATGGTCTTGTATCAGGTACAGCATCGATAGCATTTGCTGCTTTTGGTGTCATTGCCTTATTTAATGACCAAGCAGATATTGCGATTTTTGCATTTGCTGTAA includes these proteins:
- a CDS encoding penicillin-binding transpeptidase domain-containing protein, which encodes MKWLTTNSKKRLTWIAIAFVLYGVAIFVKLMFLQIVQYDDLSTLAKENWDREIPFNTQRGEITDRNGEVIVTNKLAPTLYFMPSQNSEKEQVATAISSVLNKDRAAILKKLEQRISLVKLAPEAKNITYEQAVKIQQLQIPGLYSGVDYIRSYPQGNLLARLLGFTGIDNQGLAGIEYEYDRLLTGSDAAIRLFTDAKGVSLAHVDDEWKEGQDGATLQLTIDIELQKIVERELSQAMVQYDSDQALAIAMNPNSGEILALASFPTYDPSKFAEVEPAIYNRNLPVFMSYEPGSTFKIITLSAAIEEGVVNMEDEHFHDAGYTMVEGARLRCWKREGHKDQTFFEVVENSCNPGFVELGQRVGATKLLDYIHKFGFGKKTGSNIAGESTGILFSKAAFGPVEHATTSFGQGISVTPIQQVQAVAAIINGGTLYQPHIVSKVIDSNSNKVLLQNEPVVKDQVISEQTSDIVREALERVVANGSGRLAFRDGLRIAGKTGTAQKVENGRYKDGDYIVSFIGFAPANDPQVVIYVAIDHPQSALQFGSAIAAPIVGQIIEDAAPLLNIEKQQNQLEKQYRWGDELTEIVPNFVELTKEEVLTKLYPYKIEWHGSGEKITHQLPQANEIIHENDVIHLYLGN
- the mraY gene encoding phospho-N-acetylmuramoyl-pentapeptide-transferase, with protein sequence MTISTTLTILVSSFLLTVILAPIGIPLLRRLKFGQSIREEGPKSHMKKAGTPTMGGIIFLLAIIVSTIIVAMIFDLFTTQTVVLLLVLVGFGIIGFLDDGLKVIFKRNLGLTSIQKLIGQIAIAIAAFLLLRLGSFDTSVGIPYTDISLDLGIFYVAFLIFWLVGFSNAVNLTDGLDGLVSGTASIAFAAFGVIALFNDQADIAIFAFAVTGALLGFLIFNANPAKVFMGDTGSLALGGALAMISVLVKQEFLLLLIGLVFVIETLSVILQVGSFKLRKKRIFKMSPIHHHFELSGWSEWKVVIVFWSTGLVVALIAVLAEALL